The Coffea arabica cultivar ET-39 chromosome 2c, Coffea Arabica ET-39 HiFi, whole genome shotgun sequence genome includes the window tcaaatttacaCCCGTCGACCCTTGTTAGTTTATTATTCTGATATGAATAATTCCAAGGGAGAGAATTTAACTcccaacaaaaaattaaaatctacAATCAACTAAAGAGTAACTTTTTGTTGATTCTGATTATTCTTTGTAATCACTTTTCTTCATCAGATTATCAAAATCTAAAACAAATGAGAGCAAGGCTTATATGCGCATATAATTTAAATCCTTTTGAACCCAAAATCGGCATTAGCTCTATTTACATCCCAAAAGGACAGACCATTCATGTGCTGTCAATGAACAACAAAATGAAGGAAAGCTTTTGTTGTTCAATATATAACCAACCAACATCTGCTGGCAAATAGTTAGACAATGATCAATCTTGttgaatatatacatatacatatatatatatattgctctGCTTGATATTAATAACATGTACTACTAATCAGGGAGATTCTATCCCAAAGAGTCTCTTCCTGAATAGTCAGAACAAACCAGTTTTGGGATTGAGGGAGTAAAACAAATTCTGAGGAGTTGGGCCTTTGGGCATGCATTTCTCAATGGACCGTAGATGAGCTACATATAGGGCCACTTGGAATTCTTTTTGTGGGAATGCAAATGTTGCGACGAATTCTGTCGAGGAAGATCTGGCCCAATCATGGtcgttttaaaaatatccaaTCCCAACTGAACCCAggtcatttatttatttattgtaacAAAGAGGCATTATTGTAAGGAACGATTTCCcgagaagaaattaaaaatatatgtaaTGTGCGTGTTTTGCTGTTCTTGGGTGTGACTTCATTGCTGCGATTGTTACCATGCAAAGTCAACCGTAACGCCATTTTGGCTTCACCCTCCTTCAGGGTGCATTTGCGTAGAATCCCCTGGACAGAATTCAGGCAAATGAGAAATAAAAACAAAACGGATGCGGTGTGGTTtcttattaaaatttttttaatgttttttatgattatattttttaatcacatttttatctcacatacatcaaatcactgAAGTGCATTTTTCTATAAAAGCTTTAGAAAATACCAAACCAAACGGAATATCGAAACTAGTTTGAATGTGTTTAGTTAGACCCTCCAATTTATACATATTGAGCATTTGTCTCTCCTCTCTCATTGTTATGAGTCAAACTATAATGTTCAAACTTGATTTAATTTCTCTAAGAAGAACAATTGTGTATAAGCTCACCTTATTTATTTTGAGTTGAATTGAAACAAGTATTATGGATATTCTAAGAGATAGtacatttccatttttttccctaCCATTCCATCATTTGAGAAATTTTCGGACAATTACATAAAACAAGTGGAACCAACTACTCCTCAAGTAGTTGGCCAGCGGAAAGAGTTTTAAAAGGCTCTTCCTTGAGTATAGGTTAAGGGATTTGATCTTTTAAATTGCATTCTTGtttagaattttttgaaaattttaccaACGGGGTGCAAAGCCCGTCTGGTTCAATGGCGATTAGTCCTCTACTCCTCTCTGAGTTTTTCATTAACCTTTTTGAGTCCACCTCTTCCCCTTAGTATTTGGTCCGGTGGCGTTTTAGTTTCCTCCGATTTCTCCACTGACCCCTTTGAGTCCACCCCTTCACCTTAGTGTAGAGTAGGAGTAAATGTAGAATAAAATTTATCTTGTCCGAAACAAAAAACATAAAACAAGTGgacttttaaaaaaagaatatcaatatatcacttttttttattgAGATTCACAGATCAATTGTACATCGATGTGTCTggatataaaattattttaaattaccTACATTATAAATGCACTTTTCAAttgattttttatatttttaattatattttcatttcacatgcattatattataaaaacattatagtaattattttcaaataataGATTTAGACAATATCCTAGCCAAAAGAGAGCAGTGCATTTCTTATAGTTCACTTTGTTCATTGGGATTTCAGTTACACCTTTGGTGCAATATTATACCCTCCGCCTCCATCATCCATTAGACTTGCATGCCAGAATGAGGAAAGCTACTTGGAACATTTTACTAGTCCACGAGACAAGAGAAGAATACTAAGGGCAAAAGAGATGCTCGGTCTATTGGAAAATTATAAGCTTGGAAGACAATCAAAAGTATGAAGCTTTCCAACTAAATTATTTGTAGTTAACATTTTGACGATATTTGTCAAACAATAATTAAGTTGAAATCAAACACAGTtctccaataaaaataaaattctcAAACTCAACTCACGCCAACCATTTTAACAGAACTAAACTTAAACAATAATAAAGTTAAACTTAAACATAATTTTAATTcacttaaaaaataaatgaaaatgtaATTTATTACTGGAGTTTGGTTTGGCTCCATATATTGGGATTTGTAAATATCTTAAAAACAAATTCGTGTTATACTATGCTCTAAACATGTTATTTAATTGCTTAAACGTATTATTGAATTATCATTTTTTTCAcgtatatctttttttttttctcatacgTGTCTTAAGATATAAGATTATTCAGAAAGATATTTAAAAACAATAACGTGTTTGGATAGTGGATTAtttgtgcttttttttatttgcttatattATTAACACATTTTTTATATCATTatatcacatcaaaaaagtattacagtattttttttttaaaaaatgatctCAAATAATTTGCTATCCAAATAATATAATACTTTTGTGATGGATGTTCGTACGATAATAAGTTagtttaaaaaaacaaaaaagaaaactaaaaacatATTTATAATGTAAAGTAATACTAACATTATGCAGAAAAATTGGGCATCCAAATTGAATGAATAGAACTATAGAAGGGAAAAGCAGTCCAAATAATTTTCAGAGCTATACAGACCATGGCCATGCTCCTCCTGGCGGCTCAATTGGTCACGTGAAACTTCCTAAGGTCTCATTGTTCATTCTCCCTCGCTAGGGATCGAGTTCCAGTGATTACTGATTCGAGATGATGGGGTCTCTCCTCTACGATCATAAGAGGATTAGTCGGTTCGATATATCCGAAGCCCGAATATCCTaagtaggaaaaaaaaataatacagaCCATGGCCATGATTCTTGCATGTATCCATGATTCTTGTTGTTATATAGCTTCACTCAGGGAAAAATACAACTTGTAGTAAATGGCAAATAAGTAACCCAGTGGACTTTGGGGAAGTAATAAATGGTAAATCGTACACGCAAACTATCTTATGGCCACAAGCATACAACAGCAATCTGGCTAGGAAGTACCCTCTATCTATCTATCCGTCTATCTATCTTCTGTTCAGCAATCAGgccattctctctctctctctctcttcccaaATCAAATCCAATTGTTTTGTTGGGTAGAATACATCAGTAGTTCACCTGCAACACTCTTCCCATTATTCAAAGCCGCGTTTTTCAATTATTACCACATACCCAGGTCCGTAAGCTGCCCTCCAACCCACCCCTCTTCCTAACGCCCCCCAATAGCGCACCCCTTTCCCGTTATACAAATACCCCGTACTATTCCTTGTTACTTGACTTTTTTTCAGCTTCCTATGTTCTTCGTCCTCTGAGGTATGCCCTTGgatctatatatttttttccattAGCCATTTTGAATGAAAGATTGGGGCTTTTTTAAGTTGCCTGAttgaatttttttgtttaaaaattcccttttgcTAGTGGGTTTTAGTTTTAATTGTCTGTTCTGGGCTAATTCTTGATTAAAATGTTGAGGGTCAGTAAATACGACGAATACAAACGGATTATAAATTGAGATGGGCTTTTCTTAATTGGGTGTAATTTGTTATAAAGATTGGATTTTTATTATAtggttcttgtttttctttcgtTTTTCTGCTTTATGCGCTTATTTCACATATCTTCTTGATTTTGCATTGCGAATTTAGGGTTAATGGTCGAGCGTGTTTGCCGCATTTTACATCAGGAAGCAGATGTTCTAACGGTTCATGTTCACTTTACATGTTCGTGAAAAGTAGTAGTTCTGATTAAGGGCCTTTCCTCTTTTCTTAATATCAGCTAGTTTTTAGGTTCTTCGAAGCTAAAGAAGTTGTTTCAGTTGCTCTTGTTGGAAATTGACTTCTGTTTTTGAACTGATATAGCTTTTGgcatttaaaattttgaaaagaaagtttgttTTCCAAATCTAATTTGTTAGAAAGACTGAATTTTGATTGTATGGTTCTGATTTTGGCAATTTTTAGAAAGACTGAATTTTGATTGTATGGTTCTGATATCTGCCCCCTCAGGCATTTCTTTCTTCTGCCTTTCTCCTTACTGTATGCTATTGCTGTTAAGCACGCATTGACAGGTTgggcttaattttttttttctggggaGCAAATAGCTTGGATTGACAAGTTGGGGTGAATGGTCATGTGTATGTGTAAATCTTACATTGAGGTGCAGACGCTGCAATGAAGCATTTGTTTTGCCctgcttcttcttctacttctaCTATTAAGGGGACTTTCTATTTTGCGGCTGATTGTTTTTTGTAACATAGGAATGGATGCATCCTCATCTGCATCTGGCTTATGCTTTCACTTTACCTTTAAGCTCAAGAAAACTGATTTGGAGAGGCTACTGTCGAGTTTGGTTCTGGAAATAGTTTTAGGCGTTTCAGAACCTTGAAAACGAGAAttcgtttcaaaatttcagaGTAATTCTTTCAAAGTCACTTTTCGTAATTAGTTTTACAAATGCTTAACTATTTTAGTCCCTAAATTTTGGTAAAGGAaggattttgacttttttttttttttttttctataggatggaaaataagAATCTTAATTACAGAGAATTTTAAACTGAGATATTAATACAGTAATTGCATACTAAAGAAAGAGCAAGCTGCTTGCTTCTTTATATGTACGCTTTGCGTGTATCGAATTGCATAGCTTTTTATCTGATATGTTGTGGTTCTGATGGTTTTGCAGTAGCTTTACGTGTTCCTTTGCGCGTGTCCCGTCCTCTTCTCCAACCTGCCTTGAATTTGTCTAAAGTATAAAACCCACATACATATAAAAAGATGAACATGGAGGTCAAGCTATGGAATGACAAGCGTGAAAGGGAGATGTATGACAACTTTGCTGAGCTTTTTGCAATTATAAAGGCCACCGAGAAGCTTGAAAAAGCTTATGTTCGTGACATCATATCACCAATCGAGTATGAAACTGAATGCCAAAAACTGATTGCACATTTTAAAACCCTGTCTTCAACATTGAAAGATACTGTGCCCAACATTGAGCGATTTCATGACACATATAAAATGGACTGCCCTGCTGCCCTTAATCGGCTGGTTACCTCAGGAGTTCCTGCCACCATCGAGCATCGAGCTGCTGCTGCGATGTCAGCCACTACCTCTGCTGCTATAGTGGCAGAATGCGTGCAAAACTTCATTACTGCTATGGACTCCCTGAAGCTAAACATGGTTGCTGTTGATCAGGTACATCCACTTCTTTCAGATTTGTCTGCTTCCCTGAATAAACTTTCAATCCTGCCCCATGATTTTGAGGGCAAGACAAAGATGAGAGAGTGGATAGCCAGGCTGTCAAAGATGGGAGCTGCAGATGAGTTGACAGAGCAGCAGGCTCGACAACTTCACTTTGACCTGGAATCGTCTTATAATTCATTCATGGCAGCATTGCCTGCTGCTGGAACTTAGCTTAAGATTTGTGAATATCGTAAGTAAATGGGAACAACTGGCTTTTTGCTTACAATTTCTGTTGGGATTCAGCTTTGAAATGGCCCTGTTTTTAGGTTGTAGAGTCTTGAAGCCAAGTGTCTCTCAGTTTGTATTGGTTAAGAAGTGGAAGTGGTGGCGAGTTAGTTTGGATATGGTTCTCACGGGGATTTTGCTGTCGCTGGGCAGTCTAAATGTTCAAGGAAGGTGGTAGAGAAAGAACATTCAATTTGGGACCTGTTTAACATATGGTAAAAACCACAGGTTGTGGGAGCTATTCATATAATGATATCTTGCACATTCGTTAAGACTCTTTCGCTGCTTCCTTAAACAGGTCTTCGGTGTTATTTTTGGGCGAAAGTAGATGATGGCAATATGAGCGAACGTCGTTGCTTTAGCTTGTAAACAGATATATGGCATTCAGCATTGAGCGAGACCTTCTGTCAACAGATTGTTGCATTTTGACAACTTAAagtgtggttttttttttttcctttcctttcttgaAACAAAATATAATCATGACAAAATGTTTGTGCACGTAGCGCCCTCTGTAATTTGGCAAGGGACAATTTGTTAGCTTGCAAGTAACCACGATACAATTGTTGTGCTTTGTCTTGTATGTAATACAATTATTCATGTGTTGGAATTCAGTTTTTGGTTGCAGTCTATGGGAATGATTGAGAGTCTTGCCACACTTGAATGTGCCCCTATTATAACCTTTCACTTGCTAGTTCCTTCTTTCTGGTCTCTCTTGAGAAACGCATTGAATTGCTCTCTCATTTACCTGTTACTCTTTCAGGTAAGAAACTCGTAGCTATTTGGAACTATCGTCTTTACAGGcattttccaatttcaactgGTACTACTCTTTTGATGGCCCAGAACGGTGTCAAAATAGACAATACAACATTCAAGGTTTGGTATACTCAATGGTAACTTGATAGAGAATAGGATTCGGTACAAGAAGAAGGATATTGATTTTACTTTTCAGATAATGTTTGAATTTTCTATGGCTCTGTGTAACTCTAAAAAAATATGAACAACTCATTATTGTTTGTCTTGCGCTGTACATATATTATTGCATGATAACGAAAAGTATGAATATAAGAAACTATAAAAATGTGAACGGCTCATCGTTTTTCTCGCGCTATGCATATATTACACAATAACGGAAAGTATGATGGCTAAACTTATTAGAGCTAGACTAATAAAAATAAGTTCGAGAAGATATCACCtatgtttggatagcaaatttttctaaaaaattttttcGCTTACATTATAAACATGTTTTTCAATCCACcgttttatttcacatacattacatcacaaaaagtattacaataattatttcaaataatatctgTGACTTTTTATTACGTTAATTAGACAGCAACACCATAATCCTTGATTAAATCTACAATCACCCCATTTTATGAAGTTGTAATTAAAATGAAGAGTGAGAGCATTTTTATACTTTTAGTATTTCAGGTGAGTAAAAAAGTCAAAGACAAGTGTGATTAACATACAAGGAAGTGCCATTAatattttctaacttttaataCAAATTTCTCCTAGACGCACAAAATTAAAGGCTCACGTAATATTTATTACTGGCATTAAGCTCCGTAAAACTTGAATAAAAAATGGCTTTTTCAGAcgaaaagaagaataaaaaagatGATGAAACCAAAATTCAACACAATTTTAAGCTtatctaaaaatttaaaaatgaaacTTAATTAGCATGGTATCCGACTTCAACGGACTCATTTGCAGTTGCACCCCTAAAACGTAAAACCCCACTTAACAAAACTaacataaagaaaaaaaaaaaagaaaaagaaaaccctcctttttcttttcacttttttttttttttttttgaaaaagcaaAGCATATAAGAGTTTTACCACGTGGAGATTGGAGAAGGACAGATTCAGACAAGCATCACATCACAGCCGTTAATCTAAAATCAAATTATCCTTCCCCCTCCAGACTCTTGACACATCTCCCCAAAAATATAAATTACGTACCACTGTACCAGTATTAAGTTATGGATGCAGCATACACAGTAAAATCGTCCCTGCAACTCTGCATCTTTTATGCtcctattttcttttaaaaaattctCCAATTTCGCAAAACCCTTCTCCAATGGGCAGTAACGGCCGTTCGATTCTTCCCGGCACCGATGGTATAAAACCCTAGCCCTATCTCTAttcctctttattttttttctacaaTTCATTGATCGATGAATATTTCGACCGCGAATGGTggtggcggcggcggcggcggagGAGGAGGCGGCGGCGGAAGCTTTGGGAACTCGAACAGGACAATGGCAAACGATGTCGTTTCAAAGCCGGTTGCTACTTCAATTTTGGACAGGTTTAGGGATATGTTGAAGGAGAGGGAAGATGAACTTAGGGTTTCCGAGGGCGTCGACGTCGTTTTGTTGAGTAGTGATGACGTTGTCAGGCTTTATGAAGTGGTTTTGTCCGAACTGGTTTTTAATTCCAAGCCGGTTATTACTGACCTTACGATTATCGCCGGAGAACAGAGGCGGCACGGTCAAGGCATTGCGGATGCTATTTGTGCTCGGATTATTGAGGTAGGGTTTTGTAGGAGTAGTTTTGGAATATGTTGTAAAAgtgctctctctctatctctttttcttttttcgttttCTTTGATTTGTACTGGAGTGTAATTGAAGTTGTAGAAGCTATAGTGTTTCAGATTAGCGCTTGTATTGTAGAAAAGTTTCaagatttgcatttttttcccttcttccccctcccctccctctcctctcttttctcgCATTCAAGTTTGTGGTTGTGGGGTGTTTCAGACAAATGGAGCTCTCAGTTTTTTCCATAACCAGCGCATAGATCAATTAAACTATGATGAGAGAACATACTATGCAATAACTGTTCAATAACAACGGGTAATTGAAGTTTTGATGCCTTGGCGGTTTTCAAAAGTCTGATGGACATTCTTGACCACAAACTCAACTAAGAATTAGAATCTAAGACCCGACAAAATGAACCTTTTAGGGGAATTACTGATTTTAAACGTCAGAATGTGGATGACCCTAATACGTATCTAGCTTAACTTGCTTCTCGAATGATGGAAAGAATCACCCTTAGATTCTACAGAAAAAAAGATGTTTCTCTTTGCAATGCTTTGAGAATTAGCAAGAAATATTTATTTGGTTGGAAAGACACTACTTTTATGAAATCTCGTCCTTGTGGTACTTTTACTATGCATTTGATGCAGGCTAATACGTATAGTTAATGATGCTGTGTGCTTTCAGTTTGTTTTTCACTTGTATATGCTAAATATACATTTGTATTAATCTGTCCCAATGCCCTCACATTTGCCGAGAGTTGGCATTATACTTGTTCAATTCATGTAGTGATGAATCTTTAGTTGCCAGCAGTTTGTAAACTGTCACGTGCAATCTGTAAGTCGTGGCATCATATTGGCCGCTTGCATTTTCAGATCAAGAAATAGCCTGAATAGCAATTTAAGAACTTTAAAGCAAGATAAACCATGACTGGGATATGTCACTATTTTGTAAAGCATGTAGTCTTTCTACTTCTCCTATTTTATTCTGTTGATAAGACATTCTTTTGCTGTTTGCATTTTGCAGAATTAGTTTTTTGTGctcaaaattgaagaaaacttATATTCTCCTCCTTCCcccccaacaacaaaaaaaaaagtgagaaaagaaaaaagaattaaatttgGTTGGTAACTTTTGTGTATAACATGCAgctttttcatttcaaaatatgTTTAATCTTCATGATGTGTAACCTGCTGTTTTCAGGCCCCAGTTGAACAAAAACTCCCGTTTTTGTATCTCCTGGATAGTGTTGTAAAGAATATTGGAAGAGATTATGTGAGATACTTCTCTGCTCGTTTGCCAGAGGTAGGCAAATTAATTGGGTCTTTTAAACTTCAGGAAGACCTTAATTTTTTCTACTATCTGACGGGACCCTATTTTTTTCTGCTAAGGTCTTCTGTGAGGCGTATAATCAAGTGCATCCCAACATGTATCCTTCGATGAGACACCTCTTCAAAACCTGGTCGTCTGTGTTTCACTCATCTGTACTCCGGAAGATTGAGGCTCTTTTGGAGTTTTCCCCCCCAATGAATGATCAACCCTCCAGCTTAACTTCAGGAAGAGCTTCTGAATCGCCGCGGCCAACTCATGGCATACATGTAAATCCAAAATATTTGGAAGCAAGACGTCAGTTGGGGCATGCTACTGCTGATGCTGTAAGATTTTATTTTACCTCTTTTTTGTCCTTTATGTTTTCTTGTCCTTATGCCTTCTATCTATTTCTGAGTTGTGCACTAGATCTTGGCGTGCAGTTTTTGCTTCAACTACAATTTTGTCCCATTACTGAGTATAACATTCCGCGCTATGAGTTGTGTCTTTCCATATTTTCCTCCTACCAACTTGCCATAGTTGTAGTTTCAGTCCTGGTTTTCATTTGTTGAAGGTGATACTGTGGAATTTATTATTGAATGCACTGTGAGACCAATTCAGGTTTTCAAAGATTACTCCGTCCATaccatatttttttctcatgttTAGATTTCTGTGTTTTTTATGCATGGTTGAGAGATAGTGGGGTATGGAGCTTGAGTTTCCCATTTTACCCACACAAAAGTGGGTTGGATAGTCAATTTTCATCGTAACAATAGGCAATGTGACCATCATTAATTTATGCGTGCTTAATTTTGTTGCTACCATCCCCGAGTTGAGCCTGCTAGCTACTGACAAAACAATTTTCTGGTGTATCCCATGCGGCTTTAGAAGCTTTGCAAATAATGAATGCAAAAGTTGATTGCCCCGCAAACTtcagaaaaaaaatagttaaagTAAGGCAGGAGTTGGAAGAATATTTGCTATTCTGGGTAAGTGACAATAAATCTGGGACCTAGCGAAAAGGAAAGGCTGACAGTTTTAATTGGATGGAGGGAGTACTTATAAATGCTGAAGTTGTTGATGATTTATAGAAAAATGCTGGTGTATCTGATGCATTAGTTAGTATGCGATTCCCAGAAGCCCATGCTCTATGTGTCTGGGTAAGTAAGGCGCCGCAAGATTTATCTGATATGCGTGTCTAAAAATGGAAGCCCAGTGATCTCTGTTCTCTTGGGTTGGGCCACCTTAGAAAGGTAAATGCAAAAGCTGTGAACATCATGCTGGTTTACTTTGTGGGAGGTTGTGGTCTTTAGAATGCATAGAACTATGTCATGCTTAGGTTTTGATTGCTAGGAGAAGTaccttttcttgcttgtgtgttTGGTTTACAAGAAATTTTTAGAATTGTCACATCTTCCTGTACTTCTTGCAATTTGTGTCCTGTAAAATTTGCACAATTCTGTATGAAAAAATTGGTTAGACAAAAATCTGGTAACTACTGctag containing:
- the LOC140004503 gene encoding vacuolar protein sorting-associated protein 28 homolog 2 — protein: MNMEVKLWNDKREREMYDNFAELFAIIKATEKLEKAYVRDIISPIEYETECQKLIAHFKTLSSTLKDTVPNIERFHDTYKMDCPAALNRLVTSGVPATIEHRAAAAMSATTSAAIVAECVQNFITAMDSLKLNMVAVDQVHPLLSDLSASLNKLSILPHDFEGKTKMREWIARLSKMGAADELTEQQARQLHFDLESSYNSFMAALPAAGT